TTCTTGCATAATTTGTTCAAAGAGGACTGAATCATTTGTCATAATCGAGCGGGTTTGCATATAGTTAAGTGCCTTTTCATTATATACCTTTCCTTTTTCTAAAGCTCTATTTACATGGATTTATACTAACTTTTTTACTTGCTTTAATTATTATCAAGCTTAAATTTATTAAATTTTACCAGCTATACTTTTCTTTTCAATTGTAGATGTTTTTTATCATCAATTGTATATTTGCATTACCATTTCTTCCTTTTTAAAAGCATCAAAAGACATACTAATTAAAAATAACTAAGTTGTTTAATTGTAAAATTTGATCTCTACTATTAATTTCTGCTTTATGCTTTACCATAATAGTTCCTGATGGTGATAATTGGGCAGAATCTTTAGAATAGGTATAAATTTCATATTTGCCTTTTCTTAGGTTTTTGAATTCAAATGATCCATCGTAACTTGTTCTTATTCTCTCGCTGTAGGATACTTCATTTCCGCATTTTAAATATACAGTCTCATCCTGAGCACCATACTCTCCTTTTAGTTCAGTGAAACTTGCATTGTAATTTTTCACCCAAATTTTTCCTCTAATTGAAGCGCTTCCGCCTTTATTTGCTGGCTGATAAATTATTAAATCATTTATTTCAACATTTTGCTTTTTATCGCTTATTTCGAAATTTCGTAAAACTGGGGTTTTAGGTGAAGATGAAACTTTGGAAGTATCCATCCCATAGGCAAAAATTTTATAATTTCCTTTTCTTAAGTATTTGAATTCAAATGAACCATCATGATTTGTCCTTATATCATCACCAAAGCCATCTTGCTCATTATCATAAACCAAAAAGACCCTTTCTTCAGGTTCAACATCCTCTTGAGAAACAATAAATTCGGGGGAATGGTAATTTCCTGCATACAATTTACCTTTTACAATTGCTTTTCCACCTGTTCCTGCCTCTTTTTTGCAGGATGTGAAAATTATGAGGGCAATAGAAAATAGTATAAATAGTGTAAATTTTTTTTTCATTGTTATTATTTTATAAACAATTAATTAAATAGTTTAAATCAGGAATAATTATCAAAAGACCTTGCCATAATAATTAAATATAAAAGTGCTGGAAGATGGCTTGTTAAGCTATTGGTTAACAAGCAATTTTTATATATTGATTTATTAATCTTGGCAATTAATGAAATTCAATGAGAAAAATTTTCTACATTATGTGAAATATATTCAGGTGAGTGCGAAAATAATATGGCCATCTTGAAAAAATATTTTCAAGACGGCCAAAATTTAAAAAATCAAGGAATTTTATATATCCCTTTGCGCATTATTTTCGCTGTTTCCTTCTGTGTCAAAGGCATCTCCTTCCAAAACTCCTTTTTCACTATCCTTTAATTGTTCTTCAATACTCTCCACTTTTTCAAGTTGGGTTCTTAGTCTGGGTAGTGTATTCAGAGCAAATTCTCTAATTTCAGGAATATCAGTTTCACGGGCAAGACTTTCAAAATCATTTATTTTGTCCTGATAGTTACTTTTTATTTCATCTACATATTCCTTGTCGAAATCAATGCCTTCATTATCAGTTACACTGTTTATTTTGTCTTGGTGATCATCTGACATAGTTCCAGGTAATACGACTGGTTCTTTTTGAGCAAGGGCCTCGAGTTCACTTTGAATTTCACGGTGTTCTGTTGCAATATCCTTTGCAAATTGCTGAACTTCAGGAGTAACAGCTTTTTCTTCTGCTATCCTTGATAATTCCATATTCATCATGTTCATACTTGCTGTTTCAGTTAGTATTTCAGCTGTCTTATCATCCATTATTCTTTCCTCTGTTCTTTCTTGTGCTTTTTCTACCGGGTCCTCATTTTTTGTTCCCGTTTCACATGCTATATTTAGCATTAAACCAAAAGCGCATAGTCCTATAAAAAATTTTGTTTTCATTTTTTTAAGTTTTAATGTTTGTGGTTTTATCTTGTCCAATATCTGTGCTATCCAAAAAGCATTTTCTTTTGAATACTTTCCATTGCTTATAATTTGAATTTTAAGTCATTCATTTATAATAATATACCTTGTTTTAATTTTTATTTTAACTGATTATTTCGTGGTTTTTTTTCATCGGATGTTTGCTTAACTGATCCATTTTGGGAAACTTATATCCAAATTGATTTTGTTTTTGAGTACTTTAAAAAATCAAAGGATTTTGAAACTTAGTTTATTCCTTTTTTTGAGTAATTCACTGGAAAAATGGCTTTTTAGCAATAATCTTACAAAAGCAATGTTTTTTTAGTTTTAGTATATTACTTTTATCTGAAATTAATCAAGATGAGCATTACCCTTCAGGAAATAAAAGAATCCTTCACAAGTAATTTCAGTTTTTATCTTGATTCTTTTTTTTATCTTTTAAAAAACCCCAGTTGGGATAATCCCTTTTACATTATTCTTTGTATCTATTTCATAACATTTTCTCTTGAAGTAATTCTGCCAAAAAAAGAAAAGTATCCCCTATTGGAGCGCAAAGGATTTAAACTTGATATTTTTTATCTGTTTTTTATTGATTTTTTGTTAATGGCCATTGGATTTTATGCAATGGTTAGTGTTGTTGAGAAAATATTTTTAGGTTCTCTTTTGTTCTTTGGAATAAGTACTCCAATATTGAATATCGAAGTTCTTCCGGAACTTGTTCAATTTTTGATCTTTTTTATTCTTGTAGATTTTGTCCAATTTCTGGGGCATTACCTTCTTCACAGAATTGATTTTTTATGGGAATTTCATAAGATTCACCATGCACAGGAACAACTTGGTTTTGCTTCAACCCGGCATTTTCATTGGTTTGAATATATTGTGTTTAAGCCTCTTTTATATATTCCTTTTGGTTTACTTGGATTTGGGGTTAAATATTATGTTGTTTATTATTTATGGATCGGCTTGTTTTTTACTTTTTTATCGCATTGCAATGTTAAAATTAATTGGGGATTTTCGAATTATATCTTTATTAATCCAGATACTCATTTTTGGCATCATTCAAAAAATGGACCTGGGAAATTCGGGGTTAATTTCGCCTCTGTTTTAAATGTTTGGGATTTGCTTTTCGGTACCTTTTATTTACCTGAAAATAAAAAGCCACAACTGGGTGTACATGATATTAAAGAAATCCCAAATGGTTTTTTGGGACAAATGATTCATCCATTTAAATCTGTTTTCAGGAAAAAGCCCCAAACTCCTCAAAGTGAAATTGTAAGTACAACTATGATGAACAAAGAAAAAATAAAAAAATCAATCAAAAAGGGCACAATTAAAAAGTAGGATTTTCTTATCCTTTTGGAATAATTTTAAAGGTTGGTTAACTCTATTATCTCCTATTCCCCTTAATTATTGCATTAAATGTTTGTTAGCATTAATTCTTAGGGCAACCCGAAACGACCTGACAATAATTCAAAATCCCGTTCACGGCAGACAATTATTTCGACAAATATTTGGTCAGTTCAGATCTATATCGTAATATTGCAATATAATTATACAAAATGGGTGCAACAAAGACCGAACATTTTACCGACAAACAAAATTCCATTGCGACACTTATCAAAGCTCTCGGACATCCTGCAAGGATTGCTATCGTAGAGTATTTAATGAAAGTGGATGCTTGTATTTGTGGCGACATTGTAAACGAACTTCCTCTTTCACAGCCGACAGTTTCGCAGCACTTGAAAGAACTCAAGACGGCTGGACTGATTAAAGGAAGTGTCGAGGGCAATTCAATTTGTTACTGCATAGACGAGAATGCAATCGGTAAACTTCAAGACTACTTCGCAAACATTTCAGACAAATTAGAAAAAAAGAAAGATAATTGTTGCTAATTTAAAATTAAACAAAATGAAACTATCTCAATTCAAAAAACATCTTGCCACTATTTCGGCTGTAAACTTTGTTCAGCCCAACGGGACTTTTGTTCCCCGACACTTCCACGTCACCGAAGCGGGTTTAACAACCAAACATTTCATTGACTGCGGTGGGACAGTGAGAACTGAAAAGACCATTAACTTTCAAGTTTGGGTTGCACAAGACTTTAATCACCGACTTGAACCTAACAAACTTCAAAAAATCATTTCATTATCTGAAAACCTTTTCGGCAACGAAGACTTGGAAGTTGAAGTGGAATATCAAACGGAAACCATTGGCAGGTATGGCTTAGACACAAACGGAGAAAACTTTATGCTAACTGCAAAAGCAACCGACTGTTTGGCAAAAGACAACTGCGGAGTTCCCGAAGCAAAACATAAATTAGAATTATCAGAACTGCCAACCGAAAAATCCTGTTGCTCTCCTGGCGGAGGGTGCTGTTAATATATGAAAGCGTTTATCATCAAATATAAAAAGCC
This sequence is a window from Bacteroidota bacterium. Protein-coding genes within it:
- a CDS encoding winged helix-turn-helix transcriptional regulator — protein: MGATKTEHFTDKQNSIATLIKALGHPARIAIVEYLMKVDACICGDIVNELPLSQPTVSQHLKELKTAGLIKGSVEGNSICYCIDENAIGKLQDYFANISDKLEKKKDNCC
- a CDS encoding DUF4142 domain-containing protein; translation: MKTKFFIGLCAFGLMLNIACETGTKNEDPVEKAQERTEERIMDDKTAEILTETASMNMMNMELSRIAEEKAVTPEVQQFAKDIATEHREIQSELEALAQKEPVVLPGTMSDDHQDKINSVTDNEGIDFDKEYVDEIKSNYQDKINDFESLARETDIPEIREFALNTLPRLRTQLEKVESIEEQLKDSEKGVLEGDAFDTEGNSENNAQRDI
- a CDS encoding sterol desaturase family protein — protein: MSITLQEIKESFTSNFSFYLDSFFYLLKNPSWDNPFYIILCIYFITFSLEVILPKKEKYPLLERKGFKLDIFYLFFIDFLLMAIGFYAMVSVVEKIFLGSLLFFGISTPILNIEVLPELVQFLIFFILVDFVQFLGHYLLHRIDFLWEFHKIHHAQEQLGFASTRHFHWFEYIVFKPLLYIPFGLLGFGVKYYVVYYLWIGLFFTFLSHCNVKINWGFSNYIFINPDTHFWHHSKNGPGKFGVNFASVLNVWDLLFGTFYLPENKKPQLGVHDIKEIPNGFLGQMIHPFKSVFRKKPQTPQSEIVSTTMMNKEKIKKSIKKGTIKK